DNA from Chrysemys picta bellii isolate R12L10 chromosome 13, ASM1138683v2, whole genome shotgun sequence:
CTAGTTGCTGCTCTGTTCTGTGGCCTGCTCCTCCCTGCTTCaaccactagcccagccaggaaCAAAATTCAGGCTGGCAATCaggagaaggtttctaaccatcagagtggGGCGGTTCTGAAGCAGCCCCtgaataggagttgtggggggcacACAACTTGGTTAGTTTTAAGGGACAGATAGAGAAATGTATGCGTGTGATCGTATGATGGGTTGCTTGTGATGGAGGCAGGGCTCAGGAGCCCCGAGGCTCACTTCCAGTTAATGTCCTGTGTTCCTAATGCTCATGCTTCAGAGTTTCAGCCAGCCACTGGCATGGTCAGAAagggattctcccccccccccccctgtattctgagagattttttgtttgtttgggagtttttttgttttgttttatctccttcctctgaagcaccagaaGATGTCCAcaggagatgggacattggatggGGATGGCGGGGGGCTGAGGTGGCACCGAGCATTCTctttctcaggtgcttggctggctggctcttgtcacatgctcagggtcccaCTGATTGACATatgtgggatcaggaaggaattttcccctggccACATCAGCAGTGACCTCGGAGGGGAATTTtgtgtccctctccctcctgttctctgcctgaggctgtgatactttggtctcattttggttgttgggttagtGTGTAGGTGCTGtcagtggcctgtgctatacTAGATGATTGGGTGGTCCGTTCTGGCCTTAAATTGTATAATTCTATTCCCATGTCTGCTTCCACAGAACTAGGGGTAAAACCCACAGGTTCTGAAACTCAGTGGCTTGTGCTCTAAACcaaagtcacttcctctctcaggCCCATGACTAGAACTCAGGAATCCTGTTTCCCAGCCTGCCTGCCTAACCCACTGCCCCCGTACTCTCCTAGAGCTgggtatagaacccaggagctTTTATTCTCAGCCTAACCCACTCTGCCTACTAGACCTCATTCTCTTCCCAGACctgtctcccctccttccatACAGCTCTGCTGATTTTCAgtagctggggatctgggccattGTTTTTCCACTACTACACATTTAAGTCCAACGGCTAATTAACATGGTGGGGAAGGTACTCTGATTTAAAATTCTAACCCCTTCCCTTCTTCACTGCAGGTGTTAGCACTCGGAACAAACAGCCCCCAGTTGTCTCAGTAATTGTCCAGTAAAACCAGGGAAGACCATACTTTAGAACCCCACCCATTCCCACATTATAATTCTAGCTATGAATTTAAACTGATATAGTTAAATGGGTGGAAAAGGCTGTGTGGATGttcttaattcagtttaaaccagaTTATTCTGGTTGTTTTAAATCGGTTAGGAATAGGTTTAAGCTAACCTGCAATCAGCTTCTTCGAGACCAAAATAAGTGTGCCCAAATATCGGTATAACTATATCAGTTTAAAAGTCAATTCACGTTATACCAGCTGTTAAGGCCTAAATTGTTTCAAGAGCCCAGTAAACatccttcagctgcccggtagtTCTCCAGAAAAGAGTAGATTTACATTCCAGACCAGGGTTTCTtaaactggggtcaccgcttgtatagggaaagcccctggcgggccgggcaggtttgtttacctgccccatccacaggtccaGCCAAttgcggctctcactggccgcagatcactgctctgggccaatcggagctgctggaagaggcggccagtatgtcccttggcctgtgccacttccagcagctcccattggcctggagcagtgatccgtggccagtgggaattgcgatcggccagacctgcagatggggcaggtaaacaaacccgcccggcctgccaggggctttccctacacaagcagcaatcccagtttgagaaaccctgttcCAGACTGATAGGCGGACAGCCAGATAAATAGAAAAGTAAGTTTGAGAATAGATAGATAcaagtttaaaagaaataaaataaaggctTTAAAACATTTCAGATGGACTTATTTTCTCTTTCATAAAGGAACAAGTACAGAAAGGAACTGTTTTACAATTCCTTTGTAGTTTGCCTTTAAAAAGAGATTCTGTTCTCTTTTATATTCTTTGTACTCAGATGATCAGAGCAGATTCGTCTTTGGGTTTGTCTGGAACCTAGAATTTATGTAAGGCCATTTTAATCAAATCTAGAAATATGTATAAAACATATGTATTGGTTTAACATTTCCAATCTCTATTTGAATCTTATGAATCTAATCTATGAAttcatataatatatatatttactacTTTAATATTTGACTTTAACCTGTAAGTTAATGTAATATACTGTTCTTAACCCAATATTTCAACTGATACTAGAAATGTGTCCTATATGGAAATATTAACTCAATATTTTAAGTGGCTctttaggtaaaaaaaaaaaaagctacaaattTAATATTGTAACCAAatctaaaaatatatttagttCTTCATTGAATATTTTTACAAAATCTAGACATTTATATATGTATTAGCTTAACCACATCTGTGAAATACAATATACCATTATTATTTCAATAAAATATGGAAATGAGTACAAAATATTCTTAtctatttaatatttaaacaaatctAGTCAAATGTGATATATAATTCTTAATttactattttaattaaaaatgataatatattattaattattttaatcaaaatagaATTCATGTCAGATATAACTATTAATGTAACATGTTTAGAAAATCTGGAAATCATCCCAATAATCTGAGATTTAATCAAGTCTAGAAATTAACATGCTATGTAAATATTAATTTAACATGTGGACTGAATCTATGGACATAATGATTTCTTTGAATGTAGGAATTAATATGATATATAATTCTAATTTATTCTTTTAATCAAAACAGTAATTATTATAAAACAATTCTTCATTTATCATTTAAATTGAATATAGAAATTGAGACCATATATAGGTATTCATTTATTTTAGTCAAAAATAGGAATTGATATAATATGTAgtaaattttacattttaatcaaATCAAGAAATTATTATAATCTGTAACTCTTAATCCTGGTCattgactggggttcctaggtgctacctcagtaataatttaaaaaataaataattaataaatagtatAATTATCAAGTGAGTGTATACATTAATTTCACATATAACATACATTCAGTTCACAAATAAAAATGGATTTCAGAGTTTAATCATATTGATAtattgtcataaatataaagggaagggtaaaaaccttcctgtatacagtgctgtaaaatccctcctggccagaggcacaaactccttttacctgtaaagggttaagtagctcaggtaacctggctggcacctgacccaaaggaccaataaggggacaagatactttcaaatctggaaatctgggagtggggaggcttttgtctgtctgtctgttctgtgtgcttgcgggagacagatcaagaaagcaagcagTCCAACTCCATTAGAATTAGTAAGTACTAGCAAGGGAATGTGTTAGCttacttttgttttggcttgtgatattctctgtgctgagaggaaggtgtattcctggttttctttttgtaactttaaagttttgcccagaggaaaatcctctgtgttttacatCTGATTGACCCGTGAAATTATCTTCCATTCTAactttacagaggtgcttcttttaccttttttctttctaataaagttctatttttttttaagaatctgattgggtcTTTTAGTGTTCTAAAAAACCCAAGGTTGGTCTGTGCTCATtttgtttattctcaagcctccccaggaaagggggtgtagggctttGGGGGGATATAAGGAGGgagatagggctccaagtggccctccctaaatgtttgtttgaatCACTTGGTGTTGGCAGCatttacctaatccaaggtacaagggagaatttgtgccttTTGCAagttttaacctaaactggtagaaataagtgtagggggtctttcatgtgggtccccacatctgtaccctaaagttcagagtggggagggaaccctgacatatATTAATACAGATTTTTCTTCTGCAGAGCTCACAGGGTCAATCCATGATTAACGTCATTTTTGGATTTATCCAAACTCAAGgtaaggaattttaaaaagttacctaAAGATGCAGCACTAGCGCAGTCAATTTCATTTCAACGTtaaagcaggggtgaaagtaatactAAATTCTTACCCATACAGGGATCGACTCCAGCCCCCGGAAGGGGTGAGGCCtaaggcagaaggggcagggcctaaggtgcctggggctctggcggcaatttaaaaggaTCGGGGGCTCTGGCCACGGCTGTGGTAGCGGCCATGCTGGCTAGGAGCCAGCCCCGGGtcagctgctccttttgccccccgtcagtggctggtgggggcaaaaggggcaatgacattaaagcgctgccacagtgctttaatgtgggctgCATACAGGGCAgtaccggcccactttcacccctgccttgaAGAGTAGGGAGGAGGGAACTTGAAATCAGCTTCCTGTGCTTCTCTGAGTATCCTCTGTTGTTTTGACAAGCATAGAGGTGTTTGTGGTCCTAGACTGGTCCAGAGGAGCTGATCCAGCTATGAAAGGAGGAGCAAGAGTTTGTTTCCCAGGCAGAACAGCTAGCTGAAAGCCAGAATCCATGATCTTTATCTGGTGCTGAGGGTTTCCAAAGGCAGAATAAATGCAGCTTGAGCATCAGATCCCAAGCAGAGTTTGAAATGTGATATGTATGAGAGATATACTGAcagtgactctgtgtgtgtgtgtgtgtgtgtgtgtgtgtgtgtgtgtgtgtgtgtgtgtgtgtgtgtgtgtgtgtgtctgctatTCCCTACTACTCTAAtgactcctcccctcccagagttctGGGTAGAACCTTGGTGTCCTGTTGATCGTTTCAGCTGCGGGGCCCCCTGATGAATATGACCAACAATACCATCCTGGTGACCAAGTTCATCctgctgggtttcccctccctggGCTGGCTGAGCCACACCATCCTCTGTGCCCTTCTGTCCTTGGCCTATGCCGGGACACTGGCAGGAAACCTGTGCATTGTGTGGGCTGTGCTGAGGGATCCCCACCTCCAACGCCTACCGATGTACATCCTGCTGGGGAACTTCGCCTGGCTGGAGACCTATTACATCACAACCATGGTGCCACGGATGCTCTCTGACCTGGTGTCCCCTGGCATCCCCATCTCCTTCCTGGCCTGCTTTGTGCAGTTCTACTTCTTCTTTTCCCTGGGGGCCACCGAGTGCCTCTTCCTCTCAGCCATGGCTTTGGATAGATCCCTGGCCATCTGCCACCCCCTGCGCTACTCCGTCCTCATGTCCCGCCAGCTCTGCTGGGCCCTGGTGGCCTCCTGCTGGCTCTGTGGCTTTCTATGGTTTGTAGTGCCCATCATCCTCATCTCTCAGCTCTCCTTCTGTGGTTCCAACACCCTGGATCATTTTGTCTGTGACCCGGCCCCATGGCTGGCTGCCTCCTGTACCTCAGCTCCCCGGACTGAACAGGCTTGCtatgccctgagctccctcatcATCTTTGCCACAGTCCTCTTCATCCTGGCCTCCTACGGGCTAGTCATCAGGGCTGTGCTGAGGCTGCCAGCTGGGGCCAGGCGGCTcaaggccttctccacctgcacgtCTCACTTGGCTGTCGTGGGCCTGTTTTATGGTTCTGTCATGGTCAACTACGTCAACCCGGCAGCCTCGGGAAGCAGCGGGAAAGTGGTGACTCTCTTCTACACAGTGTGGACCCCACTGTTCAATCCACTGATCTACAGCTTGAGAAACAAGGAGATGAAGGAGGCTCTGAGGAGGACACTGCTCAGGGAGCTGTAGGGGGttctgctctggccccagcttgcagggactggctggtcagGGGGATGAGCAATGGAATATAAGGCCTTTTtcttctgggggtgcaggctccaataGAGCAGGGGGAACACACACAGCCTTTTTCATGACCTCTAGGGGCTAATCATAGTATAAAATGCCTGTATGATGATACAGCCAGAAcaagaggggggcagggggaggtgtgggggcatATGTGTCCTTGCTGGAGGAAATGAGCCCTGCACAATTTGTATATTTGCAAGGGGTAGGAGCGCAAACTGAGTGTGTGTGCAGGGAGGCTGGCTCACATCTCTGCTCTTTTTGCGCAGCTGTATTTCAAAGCGGTTACCTGGATAAATGTGTTATCACACTTAGAGCCAAAGAGCAAAGTTCTGCTCTCCTTTTCTCTGCTGTCAATCAGGAGCGACCCCAGTGATTTCAGGAGACTGACCAGTGCAATCCAGAGCTCCCAggtaggtgcccaggctccatagACCATGCACAGGGATAGTCAGGCACCTACGGCCAGGAGCTACCAAAACTAGCCATAGAAAAATGCTGAGAAAAGGGGTGGGGCCAAAGCCCGGTCCTTCAAAGGGTCACAGGCGCTTATCTGTAATCAGGATTCACAGCCGGGACCCCTTTCCGAGAGTCAGGCATCTGGGATGAACGTGCGAATTTGCCTTAATCCTTCTATGAATGATCTTTATGGCTCTGTATCGATCCCCTTGGCAGCCCTTGCACCTTGGGAAGGAATCGGTTCTCCCTGGGACGTGACAAATCAAGCCAGGCATTGCAGACACAGAGCCATTAGGACCGTCTGGGCTGGAAGAACACATTGGGATGGGAGACCTTAGCAAGACACTGAGAACCCCAGGGACTTAAGACAAACCCTTAGCTGCAGAGGCAGATGAACATGTGACCGCAGCCTGGCTATGTCCAAAGGACaaaaacaagggggggggggcagatgacTGTGTCAATGAGAGCTGGGCTTACATAGATACAATGTGTGTGCTGGGGATTGAGggccaaagagaatggagcattGAGGAGCAGGACTACAGGCTGGACTCACTTTATATAAACAGAAAGCAGGACCCCAGGCCAGATCCACTCTGTACACACAGAGAGCAGGACCCGGGGCCAGACCCCACTCTGTacatagaataatagaagattaaggatggaagagacctcaggaggtcatctagtacaaccccctgctcaaagcaggaccaagcccaactaaatcatcccagacgggactttgtcaagctgggccttaaaaacctctaaggatggagattccatcacctccctaggtaacccttttccagtgcttcaccaccctccaagtgaaatcgtttttcttaatatccaatctagatctcccccacttcaacttgagaccattattccatcttctgtcctctgccaccactgagaacagccgagctccatcctctttggaacgccccctccccccacttcaggagttgaaggctgttatcaaatcccccttcactcttctcttctacagactaaataactccagttccctcagcctcttctcataagtcacaTGCCCCAGGCTCCTAacagtttttgttgccctccactggactctctccaatttgtccacatcctttctgtagtggggggggaggggcaaaactggacacaatactccagatgtggcctcaccagtgctgaatagaggggaataatcacttccctcaatctgctggcaatgctcccagcccaatatgctattagccttcctggcaacaagggcacactgctgacacaTATCTAGCTTcatgtccactgtaatccccaggtccttttctgcagaactgccacttagccagtcagtccccagcctgtagcggtgcatgggattcttccatcctaggtgcaggactccgcacttgtccttgttgaacctcatcagatttcttttggcccaatcctccaatttgtctaggtcactctggatactatccctaccctccagtgtatctaacTCTCCCCCCAGGTTAGTGTACACACAGAGAGCAGGGCCCCAGGCCAGACAATTctgtacacacacagaaaacAGGGCTTTGGGTCAGATCCACTCTGTACACACAGAGGGCAGGTCCCCAGACCAAACCCATCCTGAAAGGGGCCTAAGGGAGTCGGACTGCTAGGCACCATAGGGATAGGGTGGCTCCAGCACCTCTTAGGTGCCTTTGAATGTCCCCATGTCATAAACCCGTGAAACCAAGGGGGTCAGAGTCAATGATTCCAGCCAAAGTGGAGGAGACTGGAAGGAGGAGTGtggaaagggagaggagagggaaataGGACAAGGAAGAGGTGTGGATGGAGGGGGGAATTGATGGGCTTGGAAGGGGTCTCCTAGTCTGTGAGATTTCTTCACACTTGGGATCAGCTCATCAGGGTGGTTTATTGGGGAGCTAGGGGACAGAGTCTGAATATAGCTCAGTGCCATGAGAGGTGGGACCATCTTGAGCAGAAAAAGCATGGGGAAAGTGTGCTTTCTGACCTTCAGGGATCGCCCTGTGATGGGTTTTCCCCAGGGTGCCACCTAGAAATGGGGTACCACTGAgacccctgacccaccagcctgagctccctctcacactgtgctgctgtggcaaGCTGAAAAGCCCACCAGGCTGCACTTTCACCAGTATTCATATGGGTAAGGAGACACCcaactgcagttacacacaggctctctaaccaccagttTCCCAGCCTatgaccccagagcagtaccatcctgccttggtcaaatctggccagtatatgggtttaatacgtTGTCTGCCtccccctcaatgtgaagagaacaatGCACATTTGTGGTAACCAGAGATTTTTCCCCAAGAACTCCAGTcaaaactcactggtttagattaaaagaaaaagaattttATTAGTTTAGTTATTTAGGTTTAAGATCTAAGTATTCCAGTGCAATAACATGAAATAAATTGTTAAGATTTTTAGTGAATGAGAGCAAAATTTACAAAAGCATCTAAATGATGTAGAAGAATCCTCATTGCAAGTCAAgtgatttttgaaaatgggacttatgcCTCTATGTCAGAgttgggcaaactatggcctgcaggccacatctggcccatgggagcctcctgcccagcccttgagatcctggcccgggaggctagcccccggtccGTCCCcgtgctcttccccctcccccgcagcttcaGCTCACTGTGCCACCTGTgtaatgctctgggtggcagggctgcgagctcttgtcaggaagtgcagctgcagagccgcggcctgacccagtgttctgtgctgtgtggtggtgtggctggctccagccgagTGGCACGGCTGCCTTTCCTGGTGCTCTAGGTGGCAcggctgtagcactgccagccaccggtgctccaggcagcatggtaagggggcagaggggttggatagagggcaggagagttcgtgagtggtggtcagggggcaggggtgtggatggggtcggggctgtcagagggcagggaacaggggggttgaatgggggcaggagtaccaggggggaagtcaggaaggagaggggtggttggatggggtggcgggggcagtcaggggcaggggttctgggggtggtcagggagaaggggttatTGGATGGGACAGGGGTCATGGGGGAAAGTCAGGATtgagaggaagggttggatggggtggtggggggcattcaggggtgagggttctgggggcAACCAGGGGACAgtgaggggtggatggggcagtggtcCTGGAGAGGCCGTCAGGGGTCAGGGAACAGGAGGGTTTGGATGGGGCTGGAGTCCCGGGTGCGccatcagggggcaagaagcagagGGGGATGGGTGCTGCCTCCAGGGGAAAGGAGGCCTGGGGATGTGGGGACTAGgtgctgcctggaggtgggaggcCCCTGGGGGATGAGGTGCTGCCCCCAGAGTAGGTGGGTGCCTGGCggggtgttgggggtggggggagttgcagACCAAGCCTATTCCATATTCACCCTACAGTGGCAATTCCTGTcctttggggctggctgggctagGCTCCCCGCTCCAGGTGTTGTGCTATGACTCCTGGTGTATTGAGTCACAGCAACGTTCATGCTTGGCCTggctgtgtccccactccccgcccaaCGGGGCCAGGCTAAATATGAGCATTGCTTCCAGGACACTGCACTCCATATTCATCATGGGGGTGTTAACGTCACTAAGCATCACCTAGGTAACTCAGGAGGGTAGATGACCACaggtgtcaatgaagccttcctgcactaggcccaaAAGAACCAAACTTCTCCCATGTTTAAACTTTAATTGACCTCACAAGCCAGGTGCAATTGAAATGTGTAAGCAACctgttatctgtgtgcaaccccctgctcacaccggaatcaagcagtaataataaggcctgcatgtttctggctaaaaaaaaaaacagtttaaaggAGCTACTAACAAGCTGGACTTATAGCCGCCAAGATGACGTAACTacttaaatgtaattgcttgct
Protein-coding regions in this window:
- the LOC101934740 gene encoding olfactory receptor 11H6-like, translated to MNMTNNTILVTKFILLGFPSLGWLSHTILCALLSLAYAGTLAGNLCIVWAVLRDPHLQRLPMYILLGNFAWLETYYITTMVPRMLSDLVSPGIPISFLACFVQFYFFFSLGATECLFLSAMALDRSLAICHPLRYSVLMSRQLCWALVASCWLCGFLWFVVPIILISQLSFCGSNTLDHFVCDPAPWLAASCTSAPRTEQACYALSSLIIFATVLFILASYGLVIRAVLRLPAGARRLKAFSTCTSHLAVVGLFYGSVMVNYVNPAASGSSGKVVTLFYTVWTPLFNPLIYSLRNKEMKEALRRTLLREL